The following is a genomic window from Pseudomonas lurida.
CGTTGTGCACACAGGTAACCCACCGTGCAGCATGCGGCGGTCAGGAATGTACCCCAGGCCATGTCCATGACCGCAAGCTGGGCAGACCAGCCTTGCAGCGTGGCCCAGTTGCTCAGGTCATAGGTGCCATAGGCGACCAGGCCCAGCAACGCACCCAAACGTGCGGCACGTTGCCAGCTTGCGCTGGGCAGCACCACAAAGACCACACAGCCAAAGACGTACAACAGATAGAACAGCCCAGCAGGCAATAGGCGGGGTTGATCCAGCATCAGCGAACCCAGCAGGGATCTATAGGTGGGCCCCATGACAACGCCGAGCCAGAGCCCATCCAGGATCAGGAAGGCGATCAACGTGCCGAGGTAGGCGAACAACGATTTCTTGGACATCGATACACCTTCTGTAGGAGCGGGCTTCCAGCAATGGCTTCCGAGAGAACATCCCGAAACCATTGGCATCATCGCCGACAAGCCGGCGCCTACAGAAGAGCAAAACGCACTCAGCTTAGTTCAATGCGATCCGCGTGAATCACGATCTGGCCCTGCTTATACAGCGCACCGATGGCTTTCTTGAAGTTGCCCTTGCTCACGCCGAACACGTTACTGATCACCGCCGGGTCGCTCTTGTCGCTGACCGGCAAGGTGCCGTTGTTTTCACGCAACTTGGCCAGGATCTTCGAGTTCAGGCTGGAGGCCGCTTCCTGGCCAACCGGCTGCAGGCTCAGGCTGATATTGCCGTCGGCGCGGATCTCTTTGATAAAACCTTTTTCTTCCTTGCCCGGGCGCAGGAACTTGAACACTTCGTTCTTGTGGATCAAGCCCCAGTGCTTGTTGTTGATGATCGCCTTGAAACCCATGTCGGTGGCTTCGGCCACCAGCAGGTCGACTTCCTGGCCCACTTGGTAGTTGGCAGGGGTCTTGTCCAGGTAGCGATCCAGGCGTGCAGTGGCGGTGATGCGCTTGGTGTGCTTGTCGAGATAGACGTGCACGACGCAATATTCACCGGCGCTCAACTGACGTTTTTCTTCCGAATACGGCAGCAACAGATCCTTGGGTAAACCCCAGTCGAGGAACACGCCAATACTGTTGACTTCCACCACTTTCAAACTGGCGAATTCGCCAACTTGAACTTTGGGTTTTTCAGTGGTGGCGATAAGTTTGTCATCGCTGTCCAAGTAAATGAAAACGTTAAGCCAGTCTTCATCTTCACTGGGAATATCCTTGGGGATATACCGATTCGGCAAGAGGATTTCACCGTCTTGCGCACCGTCCAGGTACAAACCAAAGTTAGTGTGTTTAACCACTTGCAAACTGTTGTAGCGCCCGACTAAAGCCATTTCCAATACCCTCATTGCGTGGGCGACATTCTACCCGAGTTGCGCCCGCGACGCGCGCGCACCTGAAAAAACGCGGCCTGGCGTGGCCTTCCAGTGGCACGCCCCCGCTCGTCTGATCGATCGGCTGAATTTTCAAGCACTGCCAACCGTCCCCAGCGCCAATGGTTTCCAGTTAAAACAGCAAGTTAGAGGCTTATTTCAAAGATTAACTATGACTGTTTCCGGCCCCGGCACTTATTCCCGGAGGATATTTACCAAGCAATTGTCAAGTATTTCCTGTACGATGCCTGGCCAAGTTAATTTTCTACAGGTTAGTGGCCGCCATGCGCGTAAAAGCATCCAACAGCAAAGCAAAGCCAGCTCCCGCCGTTGAAACCAGCGAGTCGATCAACAGCCAGATTGCTGCGTTCCTCAAGTCCGGCGGCGAAATCCAGCAAATTGCCAAGGGCGTCAGTGGCCAGACATTCGGCCCATCCAAGCAGATCAGCCTGGGTAAAAAGTAATACCGCGCAACACTCCTGGTCCCTACGCGTCTTGCCTTCAAGGCGCTAGGACTAGACCCCGAAACACGATCCCCACCCTTTCACAACCACGCTAATCGACGAACGGGCCTCATCTGCGGGCATTCGCCGGTATGCTTGCACACGTCTAGCACGGGCATCTGCCCGATTTTCTCCGTCACTGCTCCTCGCTTTTCATGGAGTGAAGCATGTTCAAATCCTGCATAGTCCTGGTCGGTGCCCTGGTTGCCAGCCCTCTCGCCGAAGCGCAGATCTTTCAGCGCGAATTGGGCGACTTCGACCTGAAATTAGGCACTACGCCCAGTCGCAGCATGGCCCAGGGCCTGGTCAAGCCGACGTCCCCCGGCAGCGACTCGTTCCACGGCGGGCTGGACCTGAGCCACGACAGCGGCCTGTACTTCGGTCAGTTCTCACCGAACATGGGCCTGTCCTCATCCAGCAACCTCGAAGTCGACTCCTACATGGGGTTCAAACACCCCTTCGACCAGACCTTGGGCTACGAAGTGGGCTTGATCCACTACAGCTACCCCACGCTCAGCCCCCTCGACAGCCAGGAGTTCTACGGCGGCCTGAACCTATTGGGCAATCGCTTTGGCGCATCCTTCAGCAACGACCCGGACCGTCAGGACAGCACCCTGTTCGCCGACCTCGGCGGGACGCAGCCCTTCGGCATCGGGGTCAGCATGAAATACACCACCCACCAGCTGGGTACACCGGTGTCGGTGGACGGCGGCTCCATTCGCACCTTCAGCGACTGGTCAGTGCAGTTCTCCCGCGAGTGGATGGGCGTTGACCTGAACCTTATCTACAGCGATTCCAGCCTGAGCGGCGGAGATTGCTCGGCCTATTCCGGACACAATTCGCAATGCGATGGCCTGTTGACGCTGAAGGCTGCGCGGTCGTTTTATTAATGGGCTGAACTGTCGCACCCGGCGCAGGTTCACATGCAATAACCCACATTGCGAAGGACCCGCCCATGCTGCGTCGGCTCAAATTACTGGTGGTATTACTGACACTGAGCCTCGTGCTCGCTGGCTGTAATCGCGTGGGCCTGGCCTATCGCAACCTGGACGTGATCATCCCTTGGACACTCAACGACTACCTGGACATGAACGCCGGGCAGAAAAGTTGGTTCAACGACACACTCAAGGAGCACCTGGCCTGGCACTGCACCACACAGCTTCCGGGCTACCTGGACTGGCTGGATCGCCTGCAGCAGATGGTCGACGACAACAAGGTCACCGACGCCGCGTTGCAGACCCGCACCACCGAAGCCAAAAAAGCCATTGCTGAAGTCGCCCGCGAAATTACGCCGTCGGCCATTGAGTTGTTGCAAGGGCTGGACGACCAGCAGGTCGCGGAAATGAACGACGCCCTGGCCAAGGACCTGCGCAAGCGCCAGGACGAATACCTCAAGCCGCCGCTGGCCAAGCAGATCCAGCAACGCGCCGAGCGGATGAATAAGCGCCTGGATGCATGGATGGGTCCCCTGAGTGACAGCCAGAAAAACCGGGTCACGGCCTGGTCCATTGGCCTTGGAGAACAAAACCAGCAATGGATCGGCAACCGCGCGCACTGGCAGGCGCAATTTATCGACGCCGTGAAGCACCGCACGGACGCTGATTTCGCGCAGAAGATGCAGCAATTGCTGGTAGATCGGGAAAGCCTATGGACGCCAGAATACCGCGTCGCCTATGCGCAGACCGAAGCCGCAGCACGCAGCCTGATCGTGGATCTGATGGCGCAAAGCACCGTCCAACAGCGACTGAAGCTGACGCAGAAAATCGACGGCGTACGCAGCGACTTCAAGGCGCTTAAATGCCTCAAGGCCACTGCGAGCTAAACAGCGGGGAGCGGGCTTGCTCGCGAAAGCGATGCGTCAGTGCCAATTGCAATGCCTGACACCCGCTTTCGTGAGCACACCCGCCCCCACACTCGCCCGCATGGTGGTCACTCAGGCAATCTGAGCCTTGGACGCCACCTCGGTAAAGGTTGCGGGATCCAGCGCATCCACCTGCTCATCCAGCACCTGACGCGGATGGTCATTGCCGGGAATCGAGCTGTCGATCAGCGCCAACAACTGAGCACCGAGCGCCGTCAGGATGAAATTCTCGCCATTACCGCCCTCTTCCTCGGGGCGTGATTCGATAAAGCCACGCTTGAACAGCAGCGCTTCATAATCCGCGGCGGTCTTCTTGAGCGCGTCGAGGTTGCCGGTGGACTCGCCCGCCGTGGCCTTTTCGGCCGCCTCCTGCTCGGCGTATTTGCGCGGGGCGAAGCTGCCCTCGCCGTTCTGCACTTCATGCAGCAGACGTTCGATCAGATCCCAGTTGTAAGTCGTCATCCTGATTCCTCCTGCAGGCTGGTGGAAAGTAGCCCGTCAAGGTTGTGACAGGTCGCGTCACTGGCCGTTCAGCCGAATAGACGGACGTCATTTCTCTGAACTTTCCAGACGTTCGCGGCCTCAACAGCACATAACCGCCAAGGAGGTCTGCCCATGAAAACCCTGATGAACCTGGCCATCGTCGCCACGCTAGCCGCCGCCCTGCCCGCCTGGGCCTGTACGCCCGATGAGGCCACGGCCAAGCGTGAGCAACTGGCCCAGGAAGTGGCCAAACTGACCGAACAGAACCCGACCAAGGCCAAGGAGATGAACGACGAGCTGCAGAAGATGGACCTGGATACGCAAAGCGCGGAGTTCCCCGACAAATGCCAGTTGATCGACGCCCGGCTCAAGGAACTCAAAGAAGCCGCGGCTAAAGCCAAAAACTGATGGCGAAAAAAAACCGGACAAACGTCCGGTTTTTTTATGTCACAAGACGCTTATTCAGCCGCTGGCGCTTCCGGCTTGCGGCGCTTGAGTGGCGCCATGCCGTCCTTGCTGACGAGCGACAGGTTGTCGGTCTTCGGACGGTTGGCGATCTTGCGCTTGGTCGGTGACTTGGCCCCGGTCTTCTTTTTGTCGCCCTTGGCGTCAGTCTTTTTCTTCTTCACGCCGACAGCCTTGCCCGACGCCTTGACCTTCTTCGGCCCGGTGTAGGTGCCTTTGACTTCCTTGATGGTGCGCCGCTCGAACGACTGCTTGAGGTAGCGCTCGATGCTCGACATCAGGTTCCAGTCACCGTGGCAAATCAGCGAGATGGCCAGGCCATCATTGCCGGCACGCCCGGTACGGCCGATACGGTGTACGTATTCGTCGCCACTGCGCGGCATGTCGAAGTTGATCACCAGGTCCAGGCCATCCACGTCCAGGCCGCGCGCGGCAACGTCGGTAGCCACGAGGATCTTCACGCCGCCAGCCTTGAGGCGGTCGATGGCCAGTTTGCGATCCTTCTGGTCTTTCTCGCCGTGCAGCACGAACGCCTTGTATTCCTGGGCGACCAGGCGACCGTAGATGCGGTCGGCGGCAGCGCGGGTGTTGGTGAACACGATGGCTTTCTGATAG
Proteins encoded in this region:
- a CDS encoding DUF2177 family protein, with protein sequence MSKKSLFAYLGTLIAFLILDGLWLGVVMGPTYRSLLGSLMLDQPRLLPAGLFYLLYVFGCVVFVVLPSASWQRAARLGALLGLVAYGTYDLSNWATLQGWSAQLAVMDMAWGTFLTAACCTVGYLCAQRVHR
- a CDS encoding DUF6279 family lipoprotein, whose translation is MLRRLKLLVVLLTLSLVLAGCNRVGLAYRNLDVIIPWTLNDYLDMNAGQKSWFNDTLKEHLAWHCTTQLPGYLDWLDRLQQMVDDNKVTDAALQTRTTEAKKAIAEVAREITPSAIELLQGLDDQQVAEMNDALAKDLRKRQDEYLKPPLAKQIQQRAERMNKRLDAWMGPLSDSQKNRVTAWSIGLGEQNQQWIGNRAHWQAQFIDAVKHRTDADFAQKMQQLLVDRESLWTPEYRVAYAQTEAAARSLIVDLMAQSTVQQRLKLTQKIDGVRSDFKALKCLKATAS
- a CDS encoding transcriptional regulator, whose product is MTTYNWDLIERLLHEVQNGEGSFAPRKYAEQEAAEKATAGESTGNLDALKKTAADYEALLFKRGFIESRPEEEGGNGENFILTALGAQLLALIDSSIPGNDHPRQVLDEQVDALDPATFTEVASKAQIA
- a CDS encoding CvfB family protein — encoded protein: MALVGRYNSLQVVKHTNFGLYLDGAQDGEILLPNRYIPKDIPSEDEDWLNVFIYLDSDDKLIATTEKPKVQVGEFASLKVVEVNSIGVFLDWGLPKDLLLPYSEEKRQLSAGEYCVVHVYLDKHTKRITATARLDRYLDKTPANYQVGQEVDLLVAEATDMGFKAIINNKHWGLIHKNEVFKFLRPGKEEKGFIKEIRADGNISLSLQPVGQEAASSLNSKILAKLRENNGTLPVSDKSDPAVISNVFGVSKGNFKKAIGALYKQGQIVIHADRIELS
- a CDS encoding TorF family putative porin codes for the protein MFKSCIVLVGALVASPLAEAQIFQRELGDFDLKLGTTPSRSMAQGLVKPTSPGSDSFHGGLDLSHDSGLYFGQFSPNMGLSSSSNLEVDSYMGFKHPFDQTLGYEVGLIHYSYPTLSPLDSQEFYGGLNLLGNRFGASFSNDPDRQDSTLFADLGGTQPFGIGVSMKYTTHQLGTPVSVDGGSIRTFSDWSVQFSREWMGVDLNLIYSDSSLSGGDCSAYSGHNSQCDGLLTLKAARSFY